In one window of Leptospira sp. GIMC2001 DNA:
- a CDS encoding Lsa36 family surface (lipo)protein: MKPNKHSFSILIAGIFYTGILLFGNELYSEVTCTGAACDLLPANVRFQLNSLDTALQTQYTDKVLETITETAVLSNINSAMMGPGIVNRFQVGFGITAAGQQKQDIDVLYQDFAFRGLPNVGASVAPNLNAAFNLGWLLGGGPSDNDEASKNFLHRFNIYLHGFRYNFSETDIENLVKRQDDKIQLAGEVASYGFMLRFHLVPNYSDGLGIFEFSGISLGMGVHYQKQNFNLTYNDTATQAITLGPAIGTWGGATTLDFESAITSIPMDVRTGFRTFYFLTIFAGAGTSLNFGQTTLNFQRRGPIALTLEETLVNQNIPAELQALLPGGTTGQESGVLAVNLRGKANAPNTLSYVVGGVELNILMVKILVEAMASKNVQSVNFGLKLAF, from the coding sequence ATGAAACCAAATAAGCACTCATTTTCTATCCTGATTGCAGGGATTTTCTATACTGGGATATTGCTTTTTGGCAACGAACTCTATTCGGAAGTAACTTGTACAGGTGCCGCTTGTGATTTACTTCCGGCAAATGTTCGGTTCCAACTGAATTCTTTAGATACGGCACTTCAAACCCAATACACGGACAAAGTTTTAGAAACAATTACAGAAACTGCAGTTCTATCCAATATCAATTCTGCGATGATGGGTCCAGGAATTGTCAATCGATTCCAAGTTGGCTTTGGAATTACGGCAGCCGGCCAACAAAAACAAGATATTGACGTTTTGTACCAAGATTTTGCGTTCCGCGGACTCCCCAATGTAGGAGCCTCAGTTGCGCCCAATTTGAATGCAGCCTTCAATCTCGGATGGCTACTTGGTGGCGGTCCATCGGATAATGATGAGGCGAGTAAGAACTTTTTGCATAGATTCAATATATATCTTCATGGATTTCGCTATAATTTCAGTGAAACGGATATCGAAAACCTAGTGAAAAGACAAGATGATAAAATCCAACTCGCAGGGGAAGTGGCAAGCTATGGATTTATGCTTCGATTCCATCTGGTTCCCAATTACAGCGACGGATTAGGAATTTTTGAATTCAGTGGAATATCTCTAGGAATGGGAGTTCATTACCAAAAGCAAAATTTTAACTTAACCTACAATGATACTGCAACTCAAGCAATCACACTGGGACCCGCTATTGGAACTTGGGGTGGAGCTACTACTCTTGATTTCGAATCTGCTATCACAAGTATTCCGATGGATGTTCGAACTGGTTTTAGGACTTTTTATTTTCTCACGATTTTTGCCGGTGCAGGAACTAGTTTGAATTTTGGACAGACGACCTTGAATTTCCAGAGACGAGGACCCATTGCCCTGACTTTGGAAGAGACTTTGGTGAACCAAAATATTCCAGCCGAGTTGCAGGCACTTCTTCCTGGGGGAACTACGGGACAAGAATCGGGAGTGCTTGCAGTAAATCTTCGAGGCAAAGCCAATGCGCCAAACACGCTGAGCTATGTTGTGGGTGGAGTTGAGCTGAATATTCTTATGGTGAAAATCCTCGTCGAAGCCATGGCTTCCAAAAATGTTCAATCCGTGAATTTCGGTCTAAAACTCGCTTTTTAA
- a CDS encoding UbiX family flavin prenyltransferase translates to MKFVIALAGSSGSIYAARFIRAMAQVPGESYLIVSPPAIRVFREEFSTNVSNPQDVLDFSLNHWNQVSLKHKFHVRPHGDIGADIASGSNHWKGMVVVPSSMKTIAAVRAGLAENLIERCADVSLKERRRLIFVPRETPYNRIHLQNMLALDEAGAIILPASPGFYQNPQSIEDLGDFIAGRIFNLLGVEHNLFPKWTPTVQS, encoded by the coding sequence TTGAAATTTGTTATTGCCTTAGCTGGATCGAGTGGATCTATCTATGCAGCTAGATTCATTCGAGCTATGGCTCAGGTTCCCGGTGAGTCGTATTTGATTGTGAGTCCTCCTGCGATTCGTGTCTTTCGCGAAGAATTCAGCACAAATGTATCTAATCCACAAGACGTATTGGACTTTAGTTTGAATCATTGGAACCAAGTTAGTTTAAAACATAAATTCCATGTTCGTCCGCACGGCGATATTGGTGCGGATATAGCCAGTGGTTCTAATCATTGGAAGGGAATGGTAGTTGTTCCTTCATCCATGAAGACAATCGCTGCAGTCAGAGCGGGTCTTGCTGAGAACCTCATTGAGCGTTGTGCTGATGTTAGCCTAAAAGAAAGACGACGATTGATTTTTGTTCCAAGGGAGACGCCATATAACAGAATACATCTGCAAAATATGTTGGCATTAGATGAAGCGGGTGCAATTATTTTACCAGCTTCACCGGGATTTTATCAGAATCCCCAATCTATCGAAGATTTAGGTGATTTTATTGCGGGTAGAATTTTCAATCTGCTTGGGGTTGAACATAATCTTTTCCCGAAATGGACTCCCACTGTGCAGTCTTGA
- a CDS encoding PP2C family protein-serine/threonine phosphatase — translation MIQILLKILLIASVLLSFSCETPTPQDFTLLHGNWEYVWGRNLDSANLAKGKQEWQVFQLPGVPNDRNGDDYLLIRTFLPTYTDYRDPALLLLIILEDFEIFLDGESIFKFGNPHSVNERVGSYIFPHVITLPTENQGKELRIYIHSKYRDFIGPDRIIMITEKGQIMESILLADMPRYLLGCLYFVLAIISFILFILSSGNMIFLYYSLMVLFNGGLTITASYLAMNFFENPNIPVYIYNFNLFLLPVFLYAFLGEIYKGKHRTIFKTGILVYSTYFFVATTLILVFDFGILNLELIFDAIILIGILPLLYIIVYNSIKGDIESRILLSGFIILATCVTHDILADFDLIAYKISIYWYGMFFFLFFQGGILFRRLYFIQKNYELKENELLVAKRIQNSILSPFPDHVTNWEFTSIYEPMKEVGGDFYDILIDDEGNIGVIMIDVSGHGVAAALIASMAKVSFSHCQNILSSPDKVMFEMEKSLKNKMNNHFVTAFYLSLSSTEPLVQFSSAGHPSALLVSHLNNEVTEFRTKSRPIGIMDKSNFQKSYLYLNEGDLICVYTDGVTELNDPSSVEYGSTRLADLLLANCLLPLPIIKEKLMQDFRDWTRDVNIQKDDDLTLILIRYTGQIT, via the coding sequence GTGATCCAAATTCTTTTAAAAATACTTCTCATCGCATCTGTTCTCCTGAGTTTTTCTTGTGAGACTCCAACGCCTCAAGACTTCACTCTACTCCATGGAAACTGGGAATATGTCTGGGGCAGAAATTTAGATTCCGCGAATCTTGCCAAAGGTAAACAGGAGTGGCAAGTTTTTCAATTACCCGGCGTTCCCAATGATAGAAATGGGGATGACTATTTACTCATTCGAACATTCCTACCCACCTATACAGATTATAGAGATCCCGCCTTACTTTTGTTAATCATTCTCGAAGATTTTGAGATTTTTTTGGATGGTGAATCTATTTTTAAATTTGGAAATCCTCATTCAGTGAATGAGCGAGTGGGAAGTTATATTTTCCCTCATGTTATAACACTTCCGACAGAAAATCAGGGCAAAGAACTTCGAATCTATATTCACTCTAAATACCGGGACTTTATCGGTCCAGATCGAATCATCATGATTACCGAAAAGGGTCAGATCATGGAATCGATTCTACTTGCAGATATGCCTCGTTATCTCTTGGGCTGTCTCTATTTCGTACTTGCGATCATATCTTTTATTCTCTTCATATTATCATCCGGGAATATGATATTTCTCTACTATTCGCTTATGGTTCTTTTCAATGGAGGATTGACAATAACTGCAAGTTATCTTGCGATGAATTTCTTTGAGAATCCAAATATTCCAGTATATATTTACAATTTTAATCTTTTTCTTTTGCCGGTTTTTCTATATGCTTTCCTAGGTGAAATTTATAAGGGTAAACATCGAACTATTTTTAAAACAGGAATTCTTGTATACTCAACATATTTCTTTGTTGCTACAACTCTGATACTTGTTTTCGATTTTGGAATTCTCAATTTAGAATTGATTTTTGATGCGATCATTCTGATTGGAATTTTACCTCTTCTTTACATCATAGTATACAATTCTATTAAAGGAGACATTGAATCGAGAATTCTACTCTCAGGATTTATTATATTAGCAACTTGTGTGACACATGATATTCTTGCAGATTTTGATCTAATTGCATATAAAATCTCGATATACTGGTACGGAATGTTCTTCTTTCTGTTTTTTCAAGGTGGAATTTTATTTCGAAGATTGTATTTTATTCAAAAAAATTATGAACTAAAAGAAAATGAACTGCTAGTTGCAAAGCGAATTCAAAATTCCATCCTATCACCATTTCCAGATCATGTAACCAATTGGGAATTCACAAGTATATATGAACCAATGAAAGAAGTGGGTGGTGATTTCTATGATATCTTGATCGATGATGAAGGAAATATAGGTGTCATCATGATAGATGTTTCCGGACATGGAGTTGCTGCTGCACTTATTGCATCCATGGCAAAAGTATCTTTCTCCCATTGCCAGAATATTCTAAGTTCACCTGATAAAGTAATGTTTGAGATGGAGAAATCTTTAAAGAATAAAATGAACAATCATTTTGTTACAGCTTTTTACCTTTCGCTTTCTTCAACTGAACCTCTTGTACAATTCTCTTCAGCGGGACATCCATCTGCGCTTCTTGTTAGTCATCTCAACAATGAAGTCACGGAATTTCGAACAAAATCAAGACCTATCGGAATCATGGATAAATCCAATTTCCAGAAGAGCTATCTCTATCTCAATGAGGGAGATCTCATCTGCGTTTATACGGATGGAGTGACAGAACTCAATGACCCAAGCTCTGTCGAATATGGATCCACTCGCCTTGCCGATTTACTCTTAGCAAATTGTCTGCTTCCTCTACCAATCATAAAAGAAAAGCTTATGCAAGACTTTAGAGATTGGACTCGCGATGTCAATATCCAAAAAGATGATGACTTAACTTTAATACTCATTCGTTATACAGGACAGATCACCTAA
- a CDS encoding acyl-CoA thioesterase, which produces MESSFKNKSQESNKLKGMELVTQHLVQPGYLNYHGNLFGGAMLSWLDEGVAMYAMGKIQFTNIVTANMKDVKFKSPGKLGDIIQIYAKIERVGKASIDVKAIAISNNPEKKKISEIIDCMITYVCLDAKGKPFPYFKTAQWESISGKDYVQPQAD; this is translated from the coding sequence ATGGAATCTAGTTTCAAAAATAAATCACAAGAAAGCAATAAACTCAAAGGCATGGAACTTGTAACCCAGCATTTGGTTCAGCCTGGATATCTAAACTATCATGGGAATCTATTTGGTGGAGCTATGTTGTCATGGCTTGATGAAGGTGTTGCCATGTATGCGATGGGTAAAATACAATTTACCAATATCGTTACAGCTAACATGAAAGATGTGAAATTTAAATCTCCAGGCAAACTCGGAGACATCATACAGATCTATGCAAAGATTGAAAGAGTTGGTAAAGCATCCATAGATGTAAAAGCTATTGCAATATCGAATAATCCAGAAAAGAAAAAAATCAGTGAGATCATCGATTGCATGATCACCTATGTATGCTTAGATGCCAAAGGCAAGCCCTTTCCTTATTTCAAGACTGCACAGTGGGAGTCCATTTCGGGAAAAGATTATGTTCAACCCCAAGCAGATTGA
- a CDS encoding esterase/lipase family protein, with the protein MIPKIFQTLAIGPIGVIGETTMKTLEFTRDAISNSLHWSGESLEFVSSFLVFWEEGKRSMEETGQNLKKSSAETRQKIEGTIENTVALFKGTLENLKIWERTTDQLITQNRVLSSILGSSMDDKIRLTTIDMSFRDNNEDVSTENVVKRFMESGKKEIIVYVQGLFTDESLWKDRRIKLKNRKVLSRGLSEYLEKKNYFPVFLRYNHGLHISENGTKLLKLFRELHELLPDTKVHILSYSLGCLIMRSMLYQAKKANDRFLSNLGRVVHVASPDCGSYLEKLGFWAGFLMERTPITAVKIIGIVGNFRSDAIKDLSHGIIRREDWAATSPFFRHGKDYYFGELDGFDFYQSYAVFSLPDGPLLSWLGDGIVETKSLKYLSERVVNKLSNPESRVLEIHGANHFTILSSGKLFKWIDGIFEPLGNNS; encoded by the coding sequence ATGATACCAAAAATATTTCAAACATTAGCAATCGGTCCCATCGGTGTAATTGGTGAGACAACCATGAAGACGCTCGAATTTACTCGTGATGCAATTTCCAATAGTTTGCATTGGTCGGGCGAAAGTCTGGAATTTGTATCCAGCTTTCTTGTTTTCTGGGAAGAGGGCAAGCGCTCGATGGAAGAGACTGGTCAGAATCTAAAAAAATCTTCTGCAGAAACGCGCCAAAAAATTGAAGGAACAATCGAGAATACGGTAGCCTTGTTCAAAGGCACTTTGGAAAATCTTAAAATTTGGGAACGCACAACGGATCAGCTGATTACACAGAATCGAGTGCTATCAAGTATCCTCGGTTCATCGATGGATGATAAGATTCGACTAACAACCATTGACATGAGTTTTCGAGACAATAATGAAGATGTCTCAACCGAAAATGTTGTTAAACGATTTATGGAATCTGGAAAGAAAGAAATTATTGTTTATGTTCAAGGACTTTTTACGGATGAATCGCTTTGGAAAGATAGAAGGATAAAACTAAAAAACAGAAAGGTTCTTTCTCGTGGTCTATCTGAATATCTAGAAAAGAAAAATTATTTTCCAGTATTTCTTAGATACAATCACGGATTGCATATTTCAGAAAACGGAACCAAGCTGTTGAAATTATTTCGGGAATTGCACGAACTTCTACCAGATACAAAAGTTCATATACTATCCTATAGTCTTGGTTGCCTAATCATGCGAAGTATGTTGTACCAAGCAAAAAAAGCAAACGATAGATTTCTTTCGAATTTAGGACGAGTTGTCCATGTTGCTTCCCCCGATTGTGGTTCTTATTTAGAGAAGCTAGGTTTCTGGGCGGGCTTTCTTATGGAACGAACTCCTATAACTGCGGTTAAGATAATTGGTATTGTTGGCAATTTTCGCTCTGATGCAATTAAGGATCTTTCTCATGGAATCATACGAAGAGAAGATTGGGCTGCCACTTCACCATTTTTCCGTCATGGCAAAGATTACTATTTTGGAGAATTAGATGGATTCGACTTCTATCAATCCTATGCGGTATTTTCCCTTCCAGATGGTCCGTTGCTTTCTTGGCTTGGTGATGGAATTGTTGAAACCAAAAGTTTGAAGTATTTGAGCGAACGAGTAGTCAATAAATTATCCAATCCAGAGTCTAGAGTATTAGAAATTCATGGTGCCAATCATTTTACCATTTTGAGTTCGGGTAAACTTTTCAAATGGATCGATGGAATTTTTGAACCTTTAGGTAATAATTCTTGA
- a CDS encoding DEAD/DEAH box helicase, producing MKFNTDQEAIIQDNSNYVQVVAGAGSGKTHTMIGIMNRILEEKKELPESVLVLTFSRKAALEFTERLNRIHPLHGIAIQTFHAYCFSIIRKYHPEFKLKPPSILTDSDKENFLKDFLREHKFTIGGIPFKYLINEVNGGLAIYFPDLYKISQEKLEEYKSKENKLEFKDLVKIFLNALESQEEWTILPKTKIRRVIVDEFQDTDEEQLRFLKLLDPERITVVGDDWQAIYGFRGATPKPFLEFGEHFAPLKRHFLATNYRSLPKIVEISRIPIQKNSDYIPKDVVSARKGKSDLGIWLFDEGIKGTNDATKKILKLIKKNPDTRILCRTNFRIHEFKTAGIPLANLLTIHASKGLEFDSVFVDLLGGWSQSPATISNESLQEERRILYVAISRSKNDLFLLGRSRRSPKKNLEDEFMEYFMNSKIPKSKNLLDRKSLS from the coding sequence ATGAAGTTCAATACTGATCAAGAAGCAATTATACAAGATAACTCCAATTATGTTCAAGTAGTCGCGGGGGCGGGATCTGGCAAAACCCATACAATGATTGGCATCATGAATCGGATCCTAGAAGAGAAGAAAGAACTTCCTGAATCAGTTCTTGTTTTAACATTTTCAAGAAAGGCAGCATTAGAGTTTACTGAGCGATTGAATCGAATTCATCCTTTACATGGAATAGCCATTCAAACATTTCATGCTTATTGTTTCTCTATCATCAGAAAGTATCATCCAGAATTTAAATTGAAACCGCCATCCATCCTTACAGATTCAGATAAGGAAAATTTTCTAAAAGATTTTTTACGTGAGCATAAATTTACGATAGGTGGAATTCCATTCAAATACTTGATCAATGAAGTAAATGGTGGACTTGCAATTTATTTCCCAGATCTCTACAAAATTTCTCAAGAAAAATTGGAAGAATACAAATCGAAAGAGAACAAATTGGAATTCAAAGATCTGGTTAAGATATTTTTGAACGCACTTGAATCCCAGGAAGAATGGACGATATTGCCCAAGACAAAAATTCGACGAGTGATTGTAGATGAATTCCAAGATACGGATGAAGAACAATTGCGTTTTCTTAAGCTATTAGATCCCGAAAGGATAACTGTTGTAGGCGACGATTGGCAAGCGATCTACGGATTTCGCGGAGCAACTCCGAAACCATTCTTAGAATTTGGCGAACACTTTGCACCTTTAAAGAGACATTTTCTTGCAACAAATTATAGATCCCTTCCTAAGATTGTAGAAATTTCTAGAATTCCCATACAGAAAAACTCTGATTATATTCCGAAAGATGTTGTATCAGCAAGAAAAGGCAAATCTGATCTAGGCATTTGGTTATTTGATGAAGGAATTAAAGGAACCAATGATGCTACAAAAAAAATTTTAAAACTAATCAAAAAGAATCCAGACACTAGAATTCTATGTAGAACAAATTTTCGAATTCATGAATTCAAAACTGCAGGAATCCCTCTTGCAAATCTATTGACCATTCATGCTTCAAAAGGTCTGGAATTTGATTCAGTCTTTGTAGATCTTTTGGGTGGATGGAGCCAGTCCCCCGCAACAATTTCCAATGAGAGTCTCCAAGAAGAAAGACGAATCCTCTACGTAGCAATCAGTCGATCGAAGAATGATTTGTTTTTGCTAGGGCGTTCTAGGCGATCACCCAAAAAAAATTTAGAAGATGAATTTATGGAATACTTTATGAATTCCAAGATACCGAAATCCAAGAATCTCTTAGATCGAAAAAGCTTGTCCTAA
- a CDS encoding UbiA-like polyprenyltransferase, whose protein sequence is MQIIEKFIDYGRMVKFSHSLFALPFAGLAAILAFLESDLMLRDIIRLSVLIIVAMISARSAAMGFNRYIDSEMDEKNPRTSDREIPKGKISPASVLFFIGLSSFVFLFSSYLINMLCFVLAFPVLFILFFYSLAKRFTLLCHFILGIAISLAPLGAWIAIREEFDWIPMLFSLGLFLHIAGFDILYAIQDMDFDKSANLHSIPARLGETNSYRLAIASHIISLAFFVFAGYVAMLGWIYYLSLAVVVLLLIEEHKISHDYAKRLLPPRFYQINSFISLIIFLGILIDRWSEVLNKLELLVRL, encoded by the coding sequence ATGCAAATAATAGAAAAATTCATTGATTACGGCCGAATGGTCAAATTTTCCCATTCACTTTTCGCTCTTCCTTTTGCGGGACTTGCAGCGATACTTGCGTTTCTGGAATCCGACCTTATGCTAAGAGATATTATTCGACTTTCGGTTCTCATAATTGTTGCCATGATCAGCGCAAGATCCGCTGCCATGGGCTTCAATCGTTACATTGATTCCGAGATGGACGAAAAGAATCCTAGAACTTCCGATAGAGAAATACCTAAAGGTAAAATCAGTCCAGCAAGCGTTTTGTTTTTTATAGGTCTTTCGTCTTTTGTTTTTTTGTTTTCTAGTTATTTAATCAATATGCTATGTTTTGTATTAGCATTTCCTGTTTTATTTATATTGTTCTTTTATTCTCTAGCCAAAAGGTTTACTCTTCTCTGTCATTTCATTCTGGGCATCGCAATATCTCTTGCGCCATTGGGGGCGTGGATTGCGATTCGAGAAGAATTTGATTGGATTCCAATGCTATTTAGTCTGGGACTTTTTTTGCATATTGCTGGTTTTGATATTTTGTATGCAATTCAGGATATGGACTTTGATAAGTCGGCAAACCTTCACTCTATCCCTGCAAGATTAGGAGAGACGAATTCCTACAGACTTGCAATAGCTTCGCATATAATAAGTTTGGCGTTCTTTGTGTTTGCGGGTTACGTTGCAATGCTTGGCTGGATCTACTATCTAAGCTTGGCTGTGGTTGTACTACTTCTTATCGAAGAACATAAAATTTCACATGATTATGCCAAGAGATTGCTTCCTCCTAGATTCTATCAGATCAATTCATTCATTAGCTTAATAATCTTCTTGGGAATTCTCATTGACAGATGGTCGGAAGTTCTTAACAAATTAGAATTACTCGTTCGGTTATGA
- a CDS encoding ATP-dependent Clp protease ATP-binding subunit — translation MKNFDSNVAGSLDIAQTEAIKRKNPELMPEHLLWGLLTNPNTYSSKALGKYKPQSHDLLEKLPKLGEALSFDNLRTSSGLAQWLTFASGRAAETGRSDINEGDLLRFLGQILPKFKFDPNDLKIGEDSGEEKPDFLIDLNELAKAGKLDPVIGRTREIRAVMEILGRRSKNNPVLVGPAGVGKTAIVEGLADQIIKGKVPDVLRDKTVLSMDMGSLMAGTKYRGEFEEKIQALLRYVKNQNGQVILFIDEIHQLVGAGKTDGAMDAANLLKPALARGDLHCIGATTPEEFQKYILGDAALERRFRSVPVNEPNKEDAVEILMGIRDKLEIHHGIKISDDAVMSSVYLSSQYITDKNLPDKAIDLVDEAASALKLSAEAMPTELVELQSEIRAKKILAQVEKKNSDILKEIEELEKKFTAGKVIWEKEVESLRTVSSIKNKIDRIRFELEQAESNANYEEASRLKYAVLPELEKQLSDYQDIWILTSSHIAQVISRQSGIPVEKILKTKQDNILELENYLHKHVFGQEKAIHEISETLMTGYAGLSDETRPMGSFLLMGPTGVGKTETAKAIARFLFDNEDALIRFDLSEFSEKHSVSKLIGAPAGYIGYDEGGILTEKIRRKPYSVILFDEIEKAHHDFSDILLQILDDGRLTDNKGRTINFKNTIVLLTTNSKNPEKDFKPEVLGRLDAVLNYEQIDIGVMQKLVDKQVKLLNARLKSKAVEIKLHETAERILCEQGFDPRYGARPLQSVFNKLVNRPLSREILSGKLKEGTYLADWDGHEMKFSAA, via the coding sequence ATGAAAAATTTTGACTCAAATGTTGCTGGTTCCTTGGATATAGCTCAGACTGAGGCTATTAAAAGAAAAAACCCTGAGCTTATGCCCGAGCATCTTTTATGGGGTCTTCTTACAAATCCTAACACATACTCTTCGAAAGCTCTGGGAAAATACAAACCACAGTCTCATGATCTTTTGGAGAAGTTGCCTAAATTAGGAGAGGCTTTGAGCTTCGATAATCTACGCACATCCAGTGGACTTGCTCAATGGCTAACCTTTGCATCAGGAAGGGCAGCTGAGACTGGACGATCTGATATCAACGAAGGAGACTTACTTAGATTCCTTGGGCAGATATTGCCAAAATTTAAATTCGATCCCAATGATTTAAAAATTGGCGAGGACTCAGGTGAGGAGAAACCAGATTTTCTAATCGATCTAAATGAATTAGCTAAAGCTGGTAAACTAGATCCTGTGATTGGAAGAACTCGCGAGATCCGTGCTGTCATGGAAATTTTGGGGCGTAGGTCTAAGAATAATCCTGTGTTAGTTGGACCGGCAGGTGTCGGAAAAACTGCTATTGTTGAAGGATTGGCTGATCAAATTATAAAAGGAAAAGTTCCAGACGTACTGCGTGATAAGACTGTCTTAAGCATGGACATGGGTAGTCTGATGGCAGGAACAAAATATCGCGGGGAATTTGAAGAAAAGATCCAAGCATTGCTTAGATATGTAAAGAATCAAAATGGTCAGGTGATCCTTTTTATAGACGAGATCCACCAATTGGTAGGAGCGGGAAAAACTGATGGAGCGATGGACGCAGCAAACCTATTGAAACCAGCACTTGCACGTGGCGACTTACATTGTATTGGTGCAACTACACCAGAAGAATTCCAAAAGTATATTCTTGGTGATGCAGCATTGGAAAGAAGATTTAGAAGTGTTCCGGTCAATGAACCAAATAAAGAAGATGCAGTTGAAATTCTAATGGGAATTCGAGATAAATTAGAAATCCATCATGGAATCAAAATTTCCGATGATGCTGTTATGAGCTCGGTCTATCTCTCATCCCAATACATAACTGATAAAAATTTACCAGATAAAGCAATTGACTTGGTCGATGAAGCAGCTTCTGCATTGAAACTTTCTGCTGAGGCAATGCCAACTGAATTGGTTGAGTTGCAATCTGAGATTCGAGCTAAGAAAATTCTTGCTCAAGTCGAAAAAAAGAATTCTGATATTCTCAAAGAAATTGAAGAATTGGAGAAAAAATTTACTGCGGGTAAAGTAATTTGGGAAAAGGAAGTGGAGAGCCTTCGAACAGTATCTTCAATCAAAAACAAAATCGACCGGATACGCTTTGAATTGGAGCAAGCTGAAAGTAATGCGAATTATGAAGAAGCATCTCGGCTAAAATACGCAGTTCTTCCCGAACTTGAAAAACAACTCAGTGATTACCAAGATATCTGGATTCTCACAAGCAGTCATATAGCTCAAGTTATATCAAGGCAGTCTGGAATTCCTGTTGAGAAAATTCTTAAAACGAAGCAAGACAATATCCTTGAACTGGAAAATTATTTACACAAACATGTATTCGGCCAAGAAAAAGCAATTCATGAAATCTCCGAGACTCTTATGACGGGTTATGCTGGTCTATCTGATGAGACAAGACCTATGGGATCATTTCTTCTCATGGGACCTACTGGAGTCGGTAAGACCGAAACAGCGAAGGCGATTGCGAGATTTCTTTTTGACAATGAAGATGCGTTGATTCGATTTGATCTTTCGGAATTTTCTGAAAAGCATAGTGTATCTAAGTTAATCGGAGCACCTGCAGGATATATCGGTTACGATGAAGGCGGAATTCTTACCGAAAAGATTCGAAGAAAGCCATACTCAGTCATTCTGTTTGATGAGATAGAAAAAGCTCATCATGATTTTTCCGATATTTTGCTACAGATCTTGGACGATGGAAGGCTTACGGATAACAAAGGTAGGACAATCAATTTCAAGAATACGATAGTCTTGCTCACAACCAATTCTAAGAATCCAGAAAAGGATTTCAAACCCGAAGTTCTAGGACGATTGGATGCAGTTTTGAATTATGAGCAGATTGATATTGGCGTAATGCAGAAGTTAGTTGATAAACAAGTAAAATTGTTGAATGCGAGATTGAAGTCCAAAGCAGTTGAGATAAAATTGCATGAGACGGCAGAGAGAATTCTTTGTGAGCAGGGTTTCGATCCTAGATATGGCGCAAGACCTTTGCAATCAGTCTTCAATAAGCTTGTGAACCGACCCCTCTCCAGAGAGATCCTCTCAGGCAAACTAAAAGAAGGAACCTATCTTGCTGATTGGGATGGACATGAAATGAAATTTTCTGCTGCTTAG